ATTGGTTCTGTAGAATTAACGAAATATATGACCGTTGAACGATATAAACACGTCATGCATATTGTCTCTGAAGTCAAAGGACAATTGCGAGAAGGTATTAATGGATTGGAAGCGTTAATCTCTTGCTTACCAGCCGGTACCGTTTCAGGGGCACCGAAAATACGAGCGATGCAAATTATTAATGAATTAGAAGTGAACAAACGAGGTCCATACTCGGGAGCAGTTGGGTATATCAACGTGAATGGAGACTTAGATTTCGCTTTAGCGATTCGAACGATGATCATTAAAAACGAAAGAGCATACGTACAGGCAGGGGCAGGCGTTGTTTATGACTCCGTGCCAGAGAGTGAATTTGAAGAAACGTTAAATAAAGCGAAAGCATTATTGGAGGTGTAACGAATGATTTTATTAATTGATAACTACGACTCGTTTACGTTTAATTTGTATCAATATATCGGGGAACTAGGAGCGGACATCATCGTGAAGCGAAATGACGAAATAACAGTAGACGAAATAAAGACACTGAATCCTGATGCGATCGTTCTTTCACCAGGACCAGGCAGACCGGAAAACGCCGGCGTTTGTATTGATGTCATACAGTCGTTACACAAAACATATCCAATTCTCGGCATTTGCCTCGGTCACCAAGCAATTGGTGCCGCGTTCGGTGGAAACATCATAGAAGCCGACCAAATTAAGCACGGCAAAACGTCAGAGCTTACCCATAATGGGCAAGGTGTTTTTGCTGATGTTGAACAGCTCGCTGAAGTGATGCGCTATCACTCACTCATTATTGAGAAAGATTCATTACCATTCGAATTTGAAACGACCGCTAC
Above is a window of Salirhabdus salicampi DNA encoding:
- a CDS encoding anthranilate synthase component II, with protein sequence MILLIDNYDSFTFNLYQYIGELGADIIVKRNDEITVDEIKTLNPDAIVLSPGPGRPENAGVCIDVIQSLHKTYPILGICLGHQAIGAAFGGNIIEADQIKHGKTSELTHNGQGVFADVEQLAEVMRYHSLIIEKDSLPFEFETTATSSDDNEIMAIQHKEFPVYGLQFHPESIGTDLGKIMLGNFLKTLGKGYHQNENVS